In one Acipenser ruthenus chromosome 10, fAciRut3.2 maternal haplotype, whole genome shotgun sequence genomic region, the following are encoded:
- the mcoln2 gene encoding mucolipin-2: protein MDTVVTYSSKTDDSVRIDTRVEVASEEEELREDLTFYFMSPCQKYKARGLLPWKLGVQILKIAMVTTQLVVFGLNNQLVVSYKEENGMAFKHLFIKGYTGTDEDDYSRSVYTQQDVYDSMLFVIDQYTHLMNLTVSPLSYAQGKNDTGALKICKHQYKRGHVWPSNETFYIDPNIETECLTVETSRRHPFQTDWKTVNETFFNLDFYRLVTVDITFQLKGIDLQTIRSLELPDCYEFFITITFNNQGHSGIVKIYFDNDAFISECNGWHIGGSTQKNTHYLLIFDGFVILTCLVSMVLCTRSIVLAIRLLRRFDRFFHENYKRRASQSDKKEFLNRWYIVVIISDIMTIVGSILKMEIQAKSLTSYDICSIFLGTSTLLVWVGVIRYLGYFEKYNVLILTMRAALPKVLRFCCCAGMIYLGYTFCGWIVLGPYHEKFEDLNRVSECLFSLVNGDDMFATFAQIRKKSTLVWHFSRVYLYSFIALFIYMVLSLFIALITDSYETIKKYQQNGFPMTDLHRFIKECKDFPSDSCREEETNNSFVFCCKRQESDDNLLLIH from the exons GATTGATACCAGGGTTGAAGTAGCCAGTGAAGAAGAGGAGCTGAGGGAGgacttgacattttattttatgagCCCTTGTCAGAAATACAAGGCAAGAGGTCTGCTTCCATGGAAATTAGGGGTGCAGATTTTAAAAATTGCCATGGTTACAACACag CTTGTTGTTTTCGGCCTGAACAACCAGCTTGTTGTTTCCTACAAGGAAGAGAACGGCATGGCCTTCAAGCACTTGTTTATAAAAGGATATACAGGCACCGATGAAGACGACTACAGCCGCTCTGTGTACACCCAGCAAGATGTTTATGACAGCATGCTTTTTGTAATTGATCAA tacacgcATTTAATGAATCTCACAGTGTCACCACTCAGTTATGCCCAAGGCAAGAATGATACAGGCGCTTTAAAAATCTGCAAACATCAGTACAAGAGAGGACATGTTTGGCCTTCAAATGAGACTTTTTATATAGACCCAAACATAGAAACAG AGTGCTTAACCGTAGAGACAAGTAGAAGACATCCTTTCCAAACGGATTGGAAAACTGTCAATGAAACTTTTTTCAACCTGGACTTTTACAG ACTTGTCACTGTGGATATAACTTTTCAGCTAAAAGGAATTGACCTTCAAACAATCCGCTCGCTGGAATTACCTGACTGTTACGAATTCTTTATCACA ATCACATTTAACAACCAAGGCCACAGTGGAATAGTTAAAATCTACTTCGATAATGATGCTTTTATCAGTGAATGCAACGGCTGGCACATAGGAGGATCCA cacagaaaaacacacactatCTTCTGATTTTTGATGGGTTTGTCATTCTGACCTGTTTAGTTTCCATGGTGCTTTGCACTCGATCCATCGTCCTTGCAATCAGATTGCTGCGG AGGTTTGACAGATTCTTTCATGAGAACTACAAGCGCAGAGCATCCCAATCAGATAAGAAGGAGTTTTTAAACAGATGGTACATTGTGGTTATCATTAGTGATATCATGACAATAGTGGGGTCTATACTGAAAATGGAAATACAGGCAAAG AGCCTCACAAGCTATGATATCTGCAGCATTTTTCTAGGAACCTCTACCTTGCTTGTTTGGGTTGGAGTTATCAGATATCTGGGGTACTTTGAGAAATACAAC GTCCTCATTTTAACAATGAGAGCAGCATTACCCAAGGTCCTGCGTTTTTGTTGCTGTGCAGGAATGATCTACCTGGGATACACCTTCTGTGGGTGGATTGTACTTGGACCCTATCACGAGAAG TTTGAAGACCTGAACAGAGTGTCAGAATGCCTCTTCTCACTGGTCAATGGGGATGACATGTTCGCCACGTTCGCACAAATCCGGAAGAAAAGCACCCTGGTGTGGCACTTCAGCCGAGTCTACTTGTACTCATTCATTGCACTTTTTATTTACATGGTGCTCAGCCTCTTCATTGCACTTATCACAGATTCATATGAAACGATTAAG AAATACCAACAGAATGGCTTCCCAATGACAGATCTCCACAGATTTATAAAAGAATGCAAGGATTTCCCCTCCGACAGCTGCAGAGAAGAAGAAACGAATAATTCCTTTGTATTCTGCTGTAAAAG ACAGGAAAGTGATGATAACTTATTGCTCATTCATTGA